In the Arachis hypogaea cultivar Tifrunner chromosome 20, arahy.Tifrunner.gnm2.J5K5, whole genome shotgun sequence genome, agaacactttgaatgttaagatgaacaccaagaacactttgaatgtcagatgaacaccaagaacttatttttgaaaatttttaagaaaagaaaaacatgcacgacaccaaacttagaaattttcaatgttgagacattaataattcaaaaatgcatatgagaaacaagaaaagacacaaaacaagaaaatatgaagatcaaacaagaagacttactaagaacaacttgaagatcatgaagaatgcaatgcatgaattttcgaaaaatgcaagaaagagataaacatgcaattgacaccaaacttaaaaactgacacaagacttgaataagaaacatcaaattatttttggttttataattttattaaatttttttgtatcttttcaaaagttaattggaaaaagaaaaataaggatttcaaaatttttaataagaatttcaggaatcttacaatgttagtctaaagctccagtccaggaattagacatagcttactagccagccaagctttcagtgaaagctccggtccaaaacactagacatggccaatggccagccaaggtTCAGCAGATATTGCCTACCTCCCATGTATACAACAACTATGTGTGTAACTGCCAAATGGGtgaagatcaacaagctcttgtgatgataagttgaaaccccggtccaaaagattagacatggcttacagccagtcaggattcaacaaatcatcatgaaacactatcTTAAAacttctgaagaaaaatatatttttgaaaatatttatttttatatttttttttgaaaatttttcgaaaataaaagagtaaaaacaaaaaggttcaaattaaaataaaattacctaatctgagcaacaagatgaaccgtcagttgtccaaactcgaacaatccccggcaacggcgccaaaaacttggtgcacgaaattgcgatcatcaacaatggcgccaaagacttggtgctctcaaatgtgaatcacactttgtcgcaacttcgcacaactaaccagcaagtgcactgggtcgtccaagtaataaaccttacgtgagtaagggtcgatcccacggagattgtcggtctgaagcaagctatggtcaccttgtaaatctcagtcaggcagattcaaatggttatggtgaattgataataaaaacataatcaaaatataaactaggatagagatactcatgtaattcattggtgagaatttcagataagcgtatagagatgctttcgttcctcctgaacatctgctttcttgctgtcttcatccaatcattcctactcccttccatggcaagctgtatgtagggcatcaccgttgtcaatggctacatcccatcctctctgtgaaaatggtccaatgcgccgtcactgcatggctaatcatctgtcggttctcaatcatactggaataggatttactatccttttatgtctgtcactacacccagcactcgcgagtttgaagctcgtcatagccatcccttcccaaatcctactcggaataccacagacaaggtttagactttccagatctctggaatggccgtccatgggttataacttataccacgaagactctaatatctcggactcggtcccctgtattagatatctaagagatactcattctatctcatcttcatgtagaacggaagtggttgtcaggcacgcgttcataggtgagaatggtgatgagcgtcacataatcatcacattcatcatgttcttgggtgcgaatgaatatcttagaataggaataagcttgaattgaatagaaaaacaatagtactttgcattaattcatgaggaacagcagagctccacaccttaatctatggtgtgtagaaactctaccgttgaaaatacataaaaacaaggtccaggcatggccgagaggccagccccatgatctaagaactaaacatcccaagatgaacaaaaaagatgtaaatacaatagtaaaaagttctatttatactaaactagttactagggttacagaaataagtaaatgatgcagaaatccacttctagagcccacttggtgtgtgcttgggctgagcattgagctttacacgtgtagaggcttctcttggagttgaacgccagtttgtaacctgtttctggcgtttaactccactttgcaacctgtttctggcgtttaactctagaatgcaacatggaactggcgttgaacgccagtttgcatcgtctaaactcgagcaaagtatagactattatatattgctggaaagccctggatgtctactttccaacgcaattgagagcgcgccatttgaagttctgtagcttcagaaaattcactttgagtgcagggaggtcagaatctaacagcatctgcagtccttcctcaacctctgaatctgatttttgctcaagtccctcaatttcagccagaaaatacctgaaatcacagaaaaatacacaaactcatagtaaagtccagaaatatgatttttatttaaaaactaataaaaatatactaaaaactaactaaatcatactaaaaactatgtaaaaataatgccaaaaagcgtataaattatccgctcatcagtagccaAAGACCTTTTAGAATGCCTGGCCAAGCAAGGACACCTCGACAAGTACATTGGGGGCCACATCCAAAAGCGCGTCACACCTTCCACAACAAACGATTCCTCTGAACAACAAAACCGAGGAAAAGAGAAGGCATCTTCAAGCCAATACGAAAGACCACGAGGTATAATCAATTGCATTTCAAGAGGATACGCAAGTGGAGGATCCTCAAGTTCGGCAAGGAAAAGATCGTTCTGAGCAATATGCTCGGTAAACGGACCACAACAAGATGCTGAAGTAACTAATCAACAACCACAAGTTACTTTTACACACGCCGACTTCAACTCCGGCATACCAAATTTGGACGACCCTGTGGTAGTCACTCTTCAGCTAGGGGATTTATTGGTAAGAAAAGTACTCTTAGACCTCGGGAGCAGCGCCGACGTTCTGTTCTATTCCACATTCCAAAAAATGAAGCTCAGCGACAACATGCTACAGTCAACAGGAGGAGACTTGGTCGGATTCTCAGGAGAGCAAGTTCCAATACTGGGttcagtgtggttacaaaccacactgggtGAGCATCCTCTTTCAAAAACATATGATATTCAATATTTAGTAGTTGATTGTTTTAGTCCATATAACCTTATCCTTGGCCGACCTTTTATGAACAAGTTCGGCACCATTTCTTCTACAGTTcatatgtgtgttaagtttccCCTGCAGAACGATCAAGTTGTAACAATCCATGGAGATCATAAAGAAGCACGACAATGTTACAACATCAGCATGAAATACCAAAATCGACCAAGGCAACAAGTCAACAATGTCGACCTCCAGCAAAACAGCCACACACTCGCCGACCTTGATCCAAGAGCTGATTTCCTTGAACGCCCAAAACCATCCGACGACCTACGGAAAGTATATTTTAACAATGACCCTAACAAATTCACTTATGTAGGTACGTCAATCAGCAAATCAGAACTACAAGAAATCACAACCTTTCTACAAAATCAAGCCGATCTTTTCGCATGGACACCTTCAGACATGCCCGGCATCGACCCATAAATCATCAGTCACAAACTAGCAATAAACTCGGCAGTCCGACCAGTTCAGCAAAAGAAAAGGAAACTCGgcggagagaagagaagagcgtCCCTAGAGGAAACACAAAAGCTCATCAACGCTGAATTTATCAAAGAAATCAGATTTACTACCTGGTTAGCaaatgtggtaatggtaagaaaacaaaacggtaagtggcgcatgtgcgtcgacttcacTGACTTAAACAAAGCATGCCCTAAGGATTCTTACCCTCTACCATCCATAGACTCTTTAGTAGATAACGCCTCAGGTTATGCTACCTTAAGTTTTATGGATGCGTATTCAGGGTATAACCAAATCCTCATGCACCCCTCCGACCAAAGTAAAACGGCATTTATTACTGATTTCGGTAACTATTGTTATAAAgttatgccatttggattgaagaACGCAGGTGCAACTTACCAACGACTTATGGACAAAGTCTTCGCTAAACAGATCGGCAGAAATATCGAAGTCTATGTGGATGATATGGTCGCCAAGACAAAAATCGGCAATAACCATATCAACGACCTTACAGAAATATTCGGCCAAATTTGCCACTacaacatgcgactcaatcccgagAAATGTGCATTCGCCGTTCAAGGGGGTAAGTTTTTAGGATTTCTACTAACACGCAGGGGAATAGAGGCAAACCCAGACAAGTGCCGAGCAGTTCTGGACATGGCCAGCCCGAAAATAGTCAAAGAAGTTCAGCGCCTTACAGGAAGACTGGCCGCGATCTAAAGATTTGTTCCTTGCCTAACTTCAACATCTATACCTTTTTtccaaacaataaaaaagaaaaccaaaTTTCATTGGAACGACGATTGTGAGAAAGCTTTTTCCAAACTAAAAACAACTCTCTCACAACTGCTGATTTTGCAAAAACCCCTCCAAGGGGaagatttatttttatatctatcAATTACTGATTGGGCGATAAGCTCAGCTCTTATTACAGAAAGGAACAAAGTTCAACATCCGATATATTTTGTCAGTAAAACTCTCCAACACGCTGAGCTCAACTATCCGAGGATAGAGAAGCTCGCGTTAGCTCTGATATTTTCGGTGCGACGTCTCCGACCTTACTTCCAGAGCCATGTTATACACGTCAGAACCGATCACTCATTAAGACAAGTattacacaaaccagaaatcgcAGGAAGGCTTATAAAATGAGCAGTCGAATTGTCTGAGTTCGATATCAGGTACCAATGCAGAAGACCAATCAAGTCCCAATTCTTGGCAGATTTCATCGCCGAGCTTACAATACCATCAGAAGAAGACCATACAAAGCAATGGACTTTGTATGTGGACGGTTCTTCCAATAATGGGGGTTGTGGAGCTGGAATTCGTCTGGAGACCGATGACGGCTTCATCCTGGAGCATTCCATACACTTAGCTTTCAAAGCCAGCAACAATCAATCCGAGTATGAAGCACTAATCGCCGGACTCCGACTATGTCTGGATCTCCAAATCTCAGCGATAAAGGTATATTGTGATTCTCTACTAGTAGTACAACAGGTAAACGACCTTTTTCAGGTAAAAGATCCTCTCTTATCAAAATATTTACTATTAGTAAAGAAATTATCTACAAAATTTGCCAAATTTGAAATACAACATATACCACGCGAACAAAATCAAAGGGCCGACATTTTATCTAAGCTCGGCAGTACGCAATCCGAACTATCTATGCTACATCAATTTACCATAACATCTCCAACTGTTTGAAAAATGTGTTAAGTGTTACACAGGAAACAGATTGGAGGACTGACTTCATACAATATTTACAGACAGGTGATATACCAGAAGGGATAGAGAATACTAAAAAGTTCCAACGACAAGCATCTTCCTTCACAATACTTAACAGAACACTGTATCGACGAGGATACACTCGCCCATTGCTAAAATGTCTCAATAATTCAGAAGCCGAAATAGCATTAGCCGAGACACATGAAGGCATCTGCGGAACACACACCGGTGCTCGGAGTTTAGCAGCAAAAGTCCTCCGAGTTGGCTTCTTCTGGCCAACTTTAAACCAGGATAGCCAACACAAAATCTGGACCTGCAACAATTGCCAGAAACACGCACCACTGATACACATTCCGGCCGAGCAACTACATCACTCTGACATCAGTTGGCCCTTCAACCAATGGGGTTTAGATATACTCGGTCCGTTCCCTACGGCACCGGGCCAGGTAAAATTTCTCATCGTCGGCATCGATTATttctcaaaatgggtggaagcccaACCTTTGGCAAAAATAACATCTCAACAAATGATTTTATTCGTTTGGAAAAATATTGTTTGCCGTTTCGGCATACCTCACCATATTATCACTGACAATGGTCGCCAGTTCGCAGATCATAAATTCCACTCTTTTTTGCAGAACCTCAAAATTAGGCAACATTTCGCCTCTGTTGAACATCCTCAAACAAATGGATTAGCCGAGGCTGCAAATAAGGTCATTCTACATGCGCTAAAGAAAAAGCTAGATGAAGCCAAAGGACTCTGGGCCGAACTGATACCTGAAGTCCTTTGGGGGTATAACACCACCCcacaatcatcaacaaaagaaaCACCATTCAAGCTAGTATACGGCTCGGAGGCTATGATACCACTGGAAGTCTCCCAAAACTCGGTCCGAACACAACTCGAAAATCAGGAAGAAGTTCGGAGAGCCGAACTCGATACCATAGAAGAAGTAAGAGACCTCGCCACACTACGGCAGCAAGCGGCACACACGCACTAGCTCGTCAATATAACAAAGTAGTCAAGAGCAGATCATTTACAAAAGGCGACTTAATACTTCGGAAAACAGAAATTGCTCAGAAACCACCATCACACGGAAAGCTCGCAGCTAACTGGGACGGTCCATACCGAATATCAGAAGTCCTCGGCAAAGGAGCATACAAACTAGAATCAATAGATGGTAAACTCTTGCCTAATACATGGAATGTTTCTTCCCTAAAgaaattttatagttaaaaaGCAGGGACAGGctggtactctttttcctactaccaagattttatcccaaagggttttgcttggagaggttttaatgaagctagcctacctgcacctttgtaCTTAGaggttcaaaaatttcaaatgtaTAAGAGACACAGATTATCTTGCTCTCTATCAAATAAATACGCGTATGATATCGTCAAAACAAAAATTCTATCCATACAGCTCAGACAAACTCAAACACTCGTCTAGCTACAAATTGCCAATATTCGGCAATCATATCAACCCCAACAGAAATATACTCGGAATACTTTTCGGACAAACAAGCACAGCTTTTTCTAAATGAAAAAGCACTACCATCAAACGCAAACAAACAAGTCCAATAAACAAAGAGTTCAACAGTGACACAAGTAACTAACTATTACATATGACAAAGCAAAAAATTCAAAAAGCTTTTGAAATAACACATTAGACATTATCAGCCTCATCTTCCACATCACCATCATTCTCGATCAGCTGGCCATCACGCACGATCTTTCCAGGGTCCATGCCGGAGAGATCAGCCTCTGGTGCCAGAAACTTCACCTGTAACCTTGCTCTTTCAAACCCTTTCACAAAAGAGTCCAAAATTTCATCAGCCTTTTTCTTCTCCATCTCCTTAAATTGAGCAGTAACCTCAATTAGGCGAGATTGCATGCTCGCCAGATcactttccttcttcttcaaatCCTCGACATCTCTGACATAACTTTCTTTTGTCTCCTTCAACAACTTCTCGGTGTCAGTTAACCGAGTCTGAAGCTCGGCAGCAGCAGCTTTGCTCTTGCTCAACTCCTCCTTTAACAAAGAAACCTCACCCTTTTCTACTAAAAACTTCTTATACTTAAACTCTTGGCTACGCCCAAGACTGGCAAGACGCAGCCCAACAACCTAAGacataataatataaaaagttaacACAAATTCTCaaaacaaataaagaataaaCAAGGTCTGCCACTACCTGCATATACTGTCCGATCGCCATATCACCAACTTCTTTTGCAAGAGAAACATCAGCCGAGGATTGGCAATACTCGTCCACCACAGCCATATACGGATACTCTTTTTCCCACACAGAAAAGCCCTCACTATGCTCGGAAATTTCATGAAGCTTTTTATGGTTACCCATGAAGCTTGTATTTCTTCCAAAGGGACTACATGTTCCTTTTCATCAGAATTCTCAAAAAGGTCGACAACATCAGACTTCCTCTTTTTTACAATTACCTTTGTCCGACCCCGAGGAGGTTGAGTAACCTCTCCAGTCGCAGCACCCTTTTCAGCATTAGAGGACGACACTTCTTTCTCCAAATTCTTATTCTTAAAACGCGACCTTAGAGACGCAGCCGAAACACCGGGATATTTTCCACCTGCCAAACACAGATCATGTTAAATATCCCTGACAGAATAATAAATACATCAGAAAAAACCCTAACACTCACCCAAATACTCTAAAACAGTATCTTTATCCTCCTCCCACTTCAGCAACTCATACATCGAAATTAGATTTCTACGATCAATATTTTCCACCAAAAACTCAATCAAACATACATTCCTCGGCGATATCACCTCTGGGCCGAGTATATTTTGGGGTTCCGAGCACCAAAAGAGCGGAAATTTCTCAGCCAGATTTTCGTCAATGAAAAAAGGAAAATCCTTTTCCAACCCCCTAACTTTGAAATACATCTCCTTGAAATCTTTAAAAGAAGATTTATAAAGCTTGAAAATCCCAAAACCTGGGGTGCTATTAAAATTTATCCAACCCCCTTCCACACCCTTTTAGCTTGgaataaggaaaagaaaagatcAACGGTTGGCACCTCTTCAAGAAATTCCATGAGAATTTCAAAGGATCGAAGGAACGCCCACCCATTTGGATGAAGCTGTGATGGAGCACAGTTTAACTGCTTCAGAATCTGACACTCAAACTCTGTAAAAGGTAACCTAACCCGCAACTCTTCAAGGACACAACTGTGCATATAGAAGAACTCAAATCCCCTTTCCCGGTGATAGACCCTATCATCAACGCTACATGGTAACAACTCAACTTGAACTCCAGAGCTAACCCTCACTATCTTAGTTACATCAACCTCTTTCACCGCTGCTTCATCAGAGAACAACGAGACCCGAGACTTCACATCCTCCCCTACCCAATCATAGGACCAATCTACCTTATCCTTTTTCTCCTTCTAAAACCCCATCAGCCCACCAAaacagaatacaaacaaagaaagaaaagcggagagagagaaaaatgaagaaacaGATCAGAAACTAGGAGACAAAGCCATACCTCTCTTACTCATTCTTCACAAGGAAGCAGAAAACCAATCGCCAAAAATTGCCAACTTAAACTCCAAACATCAAAAGCTAATAAAGCCACAAACGTTCCAAATGATAAAACCCACTTCCAACGTCACGTCAAACGGCGAAACCAACATTGGAAACCAGCAAAACTTAAATGCAACAattactctttctctctcctcagaaACCAACGGACACGACTCCCCACGTACAGAAAAACAAACCACTTTTAATGAAGTATGTTGATCTGGGGGCTCACCCAATAATCCACGtagccgagttataactcatcacaaagctcaacctgcttcattaaaagAACCTCTCCTCAGGCTAAacttgggggctgtgatatggTCGTCATTATTACACGTTATAACTCGGCTCCATAACCGTTATCAGCATATGATATAACTCGTCATCGTCCGTTACTACTCGGAATTATGAGCCATAGCTCGGTGACGCCAATTCTCCAATCATAACCGACGTCCCAAACGATAAAATAAGGTCGGTTACAATATCAATTATTCGACAATTATTACCGAGAATGTAACAGACAAGGAATTCATCATATAAAGGGAAGTAGAACTTTTTTTGATACCTAAGTTTTCAATATAGCAAGAATATACACTGACTTAAGTTTCGGAGtacctttgcaggtacactccaccCTCTTCTTACCGCTTTCACACAACAACACACGTAAGGAGTTCGGATTCAAAGAGTCGGACGTTCAGCTTTCCAGTGCATAGCTCGGCCGATTCCAAGCAATCGAGGCCGATCTATTTCCCAGGCAAGAtcaagatataaaaaaatatacatcaactctattatttttaattttttaagataaatacTGTACGAGATGTCTCCGGTACGGGTTGAAGGGTGGATCGGGAACCCGCGGGTCAGGCTGGAACCGGATTGCTTGACTTGGAGCgatggggtggtacctgcaaagacactccgacgctcaagtcagaatggatctaagaggtagaaggtgtgaggaatgaatgatacCTGGAGGGACTTGGGTCCTCTTTTTATAGGTGATGGccgttatcttatcttatcttgcttGATTTAAAATAAGAGAGATATTTGAATTCGAAAATTGGTTAGGAGCTTTGAAGGGCCGGTTCTGGGCCTTCGAGTCGAAACGGATTGTTCTCGAGTGACCGGGTATGCGGGATCCGTGGGTCGGATCCGTAACAAATACTAACTTTAGCGTTGAAGTATTTTTTCAGATTTTACGTGCCcgatttaaattctaaaaaatcttCACTGATATCTAAAAATTGGCAGACAAGTTATACCTAAAAAAAGATCCTCTTTGACGGAACATAATGTAAACGGGTTTGAATTGACTAATTACATTGCTTAACCCGTTAATTCTTAACTCACACTCGGATACacattgttattaaaaaaaatgttaaacaaAGTTTGTCATAGTCCCAACTAAAATTTTGTCGAAGCTTAATGTAGAGCGCAAAGTGATGAATATGGAGGCAAAAAGCTAACAAATCCCAATAGGTTTACGAGAAGAATGCGAAGCACTGGATCACCGCAcccttttcaaattttaatatagaATATTAAAAAAGGAAGGTAACTATGCTGACGTGTTAACGTGGAGTGGATGAGGATAAGGTCAGGCCTTCGCCTTCCACATTAACAtagcaagaaagaaaaaaactcaAGTACAAGAAGAAACCCGGGATCATCCGTCCTTGGATACTTTATCCAATTTTCAGTTAAGATTAAGATTAagagataaattattaaataataataacaattaacaataaaGTGCAAAGCAAACCTAATTTATactagtaaaataaataatttaaaagaaaacgAAAGAGATAAAAAGAGAGCACTCAGCAACATAACACAACGTGGTTAAGTGGCaacccattctctctctctctctctctccccctctctctctctctctgtttccAACTAACGTTTTTGGTTTCTTCTTCGTTTCTGCATTTCGTATATCATATGATATCGGTGAATTTGGATAGTATAATTACAAAACTAACATGATGAACATTGAAGCATCATCAGCAGCGGTGCTGGACTCAAGAAAGGATGAACATCACGACGACGATGATGATAAGTGCTCATCTTCAACGACATCGTCGATCGGAAAGAACAGCGATGTGTCATCAGAGAATGAGAGAATAGCAGAAAATGAGAATGAAGTTCAGAGTGCTTATAATGGCCCTTTCGATATGATGGACTCTCTTGAAGAGGTTCTCCCTATTAGGTAATCGTAACTGCCTCTGCTTTCTATTTTTTACCCTTCAGATATTGTTTCTTCGTCTTCTTTCTTTATGTTGTGTGTATTTGGCTttatccagatgatattattgagaaATTTTACATAATATTTACGGTTTCCTTAAATCTAGGGTTAAAATGATGAATCTTGTTTTGGCAGGAGGGGGATCTCAAAATTCTACAATGGAAAATCAAAGTCCTTCGCAAGCCTAGCAGACGCTGCTTCTTCTGCGTCCGTCAAAGACATAGCGAAAGCGGAAAACGCTTACAGCAGAAGGCGAAGGAACTTGATGGCTTTCAACCACGTTTGGGACAAGTTGAGAAGCAACGGTGGTGGAATCTCCAAGAGAACAATGTCAATGAATTCAAGTAGGAGTGCTCTGGCTCTTGCCTTTGCCGTTAGTAGTTACGATAGTACTAGTAGTTTTACAAGCGAGGACTCAAGTTCAAATTCAAGGTCGCCTACGCCACCGCGGTCGCT is a window encoding:
- the LOC112784351 gene encoding protein OXIDATIVE STRESS 3 LIKE 1, with protein sequence MMNIEASSAAVLDSRKDEHHDDDDDKCSSSTTSSIGKNSDVSSENERIAENENEVQSAYNGPFDMMDSLEEVLPIRRGISKFYNGKSKSFASLADAASSASVKDIAKAENAYSRRRRNLMAFNHVWDKLRSNGGGISKRTMSMNSSRSALALAFAVSSYDSTSSFTSEDSSSNSRSPTPPRSLPPLHRRNRLSGASTGPSSPLQRSLPAWRSFSVADLHYCGTAATVNMPDSTTLRNDAAHPS